The genomic window TGCCTAACGCCCCAAGAACTGATGTTTCAGCTAGACCTTTTGTTGGAGATATAAGAAGAGCCTTTTGATAGTACTCCTTTGCCAGAAACAAATTCCCCGTAGCATGTAAATACTCGGCATATGAGAGTGCAACTCTTCCTGTGGGCACAGACAACAATGCCTGATATTTACTGTCACGATAAAAAGAAATTGTGCATGAGTTATGGCCCTTTTCAGTAGTTTTTGGTTGACCTATTCTGGGCTTATTCACAAGTTTCCAATATTCTTCATCATATTTCACAGTTAAGTAATAggtttaaaaaggaaaaacaaatagaTGAGCATGTGAAGGAAGAAGATGGTGGATGCTGGAGAAAGCTACACTcaaaaggagagaagaaagTTATCTGCCATGTTTTCTTGGAAGACCAAGGAAGAGACAGAGACTACAAGGCACATTAGTTAGTACCATATCGAAGTCTTCTAGTGCCTACTTATGAATTGCTTCATCCCAAAAAGAGAATTATGGAGACGCAACCTTTTTTAATATCTATTTCTTTCCTCTGTAATTAATTTCATCAGccttatctttctctctctctcaactatCTCTTTCCTCTGCAATTAATTTCATCAGCCTCTTTGAATTTAATAGCTGAGTGTGCAAGAACATGGACACAACCAATTAAATAGGCTGCACAAATCTGCATGAATGAGATTACATGTATAAATAAAGATTTCCATcaaactctctttctttcacatTTTACCGAcctttcattgaattaaatggCTGAATGGGTGTGGATCTAATCCAATTACATTAGAttcatgcatgtgcatatataggAATTTGAATGCATAAAGGAATAGATCACATACCACAGAAGCTGCTTTCTTTCTCTGAACCACAGGTTTCAAATCCAGCAAAATATGGCTTGGCTGTGATTCAAGTATTTTGAATAGCAGGTTAGACtatagggaaaaaaaatcatgttttctattcaaagagaatgaaaaagagCCTGACTTCAACAAGTTTCTACCAGCAATATAATTGATAGTTAAGCAGGAACAGTAACATGTAAACGAACCACCACACCACGGAAGAAAACAATCTAACACCTGAATGATGGTTCTCTATGCACAAAGATAATATGCAGGTACAGTTCATACATATAATAAGAGTTGGAAAATCATATCATTTTGCCCCTTTCAAATGAGGAAATACAAAAGTTAAGAGTCATGAGTGCTGAAACGAAGGCAATTCCTCCATCCTCCTTGCCAGCCACACAAGCACATATGTGGATGATTTGGGCAGGTTTTCTGTCCAAATCCAATATAATTTATCTATTCCAGAATTCTCGACTAGTCATCTAATGGCTTATTAACTGCTTACTTTTAGCAGataaaaactctctctctctctctcttgtttttttcaaaaccagTTGGATGATTCTGTCACTTAAAGAAATATTAAGGACACGTGCCTTTGCTTCAAGATCTTTCAGCTAAACAGTACTTTGTAGAGGGCACTTAActtcttctgtttttattttttttttctgacttgCGAAAAAGAGCAAAAACAGATTGACTGTACGTACCAAAGAGGTTCACTTGTTTTCTCCAAAGATTCCaaaagaaggaagggaaaagtAAGAACAGAAAGGTCATGTCACATCACCTGATTCAGGTGTTCCAAGCACCAGGTCAACAAGGCCCTTAAGGGCTTTAGCTTGCAGTTGTAAAGCCTCATTTTCAACGCTGTCTGCACCAGACCCCTCACTTAGAAGTTGCAAGCACTTCTCTGCAAGTCCCAAAGAGGCAGCATCCTATAGATTAAACAAAACGCactaacatttttaaaaaaacgcaAACACAGGTCAAGACACTGTCACTTGGTAAGAGAAACTGTAATGACGTAAAAATCAGTAACCTGCCCCATTTGCAAGTGCAGATCAGTTGCTGATTCCAAGGCGGCCACTGCAAAAGGTTTGACAGAGCAtatgttttacattttcaagTAGTCAATAGTAACAACGAAATGCCAAGAAAGCAACAAAGACAATCCTATACCAGAAAACATATCCTTGGGGCTTGACAAGCTGATATGATATTAGCCAACAAAATATGATGGACATGAAACACAATCCTTAACAGCATTTTTATATAGGTTACACTGAGCATACCATTAATATAAATAAACTAAGCTGATGAACACATCTTTGCGCAAAATCATTTCAAATTGACAGCGATAAGGAGTTACTATTTTCAACTTATATAAGACTTAAGAATATCTTGAGTTATGCAAAGCCTCATCTCACGATCTCCATCTGGCACCATAAATTTGGAAAGAGGTTGAAAAGAGTAGCTCACCTCTTAatgcaagagaagcaaatggCAATCCATGCACCAGCTGAGCTTTGTCCAACGCAGTTGCAAGATCCCCCTGCGCACATGTTGGACATGTGTCCATAACCATGATATTGATGAGTTCCCCCAGGTAGGGCAAGCAAAGTGATGATGCAAGTAAACATTGCCACCTTACCGATAAAAAAGTGAACTTCATCAAGTTAGGTACCTAAACATTTCTCCATACGTGATGTTTTCACAAGTGCGAGCAAACAGCTAAATAGAATCCTCCCATCCAAATTTTGTTTTACAACAATAACATCGAATGGAACTATGTAAAGATTATGCTATGCAACCGAGAAGAAGAGGAGTTATAGTTACAATTGGAAGGAAAGTGAAATGCATAAAACTTAAACTGATACGTTGTCCGTTCACCTTGGAACATCACAAGCTTTAGCAAGCAGAAGATGGTACGTCCTACTTCTATGATTGTTCAAATCGAACCAACTAGAGTTACACAAACTTACAAGTGAGAACAATTGTTCGATAACCTACCTTTCTGAATGCAGTGCCGACATTGCCAGTAGGATCTTCCCAATAGAATTTTCACATGATTTATCCGTTCTTTGCAAATTCGAGAGACCCTGCTCAAGCACCAGAAGAGCATCCGAATACGATCCATCTGCACATACAGTTATACCGACACAGGTTTAGAGTGGATAGCTTTCAATTCTTAAAAAACGCCAAATATCAGATTGTTATGATGTGAAACGACAGCGGAAACAACCAAGAACCAACATACTGTAATAGCtttaaaaaacaaatggaaacaGCAAACTTGTTCAGCAGAAgcgaaaattttcaagaaaagcaaTTATCACATGGAATTGACAAAATATCTTCGCAAAGGCATAAGGCCTTTCATGGTTAGCCAATAAGAAACGTCTTCCAAATAAACAAGCGTTTGAAAGTAGTCATGACCACATTGTCCAATTCACAGCGAAGAATAGTTGATGTGAAAAAGTCTACCCTTCTTTCACTCCTTGTCTATTGAAGCATAATGTTTACTCACACGAGACACTGTGATCCGCTAAAAACCAAGCACTCCATTCCCTGACTTCTTCATGTAAAGAGAAACAGCTATGACCGAAGTGCTCAAAATCAACGCAAAGAGGAAATAAACCGAAAGGTATCCTCTTTTAACAGATTTAGATACAACAGAAACTAAAATGCCTCACTTCCTTCTTCAGGCAAAAACAACAAGCGGCACAAATTAAGTCCAGGACCATGATTTCAGAATTAACGTGAAAGAGGAAGCATAAAGGCACAAAATAGTGAaaattttcgaagctttagTAGAAACCCACCTGACCTTTGGGACCTAGCATGGCTGAATGCATAATCGATCATCTGATGGGTCACCGTCTCCGAAGGTCCCGCACCAACACTcgaacaaaacaaagaaatccgATTCATGGAAGAACTTGGAGTAGGTAGGGCGAGACGCCCTGACCAACCCCATCCCAGTCTGCTTCTGCATACCTGCCTCAGCGCCATGGCCTCTCACCTGCTGGGACCTGAGAGTTCCGTCAGGGGAGACTCAGGTGCAAACGAGTCATGTACAAATCGAATTATGGCAAGTCGGGATGTTGGCAGCAGCACAAGATTTTCTTCGCCCCGGGGTTGATGAgcataattattttttcattaggTTGATACTTTATAcctaatttttcatttacaattGCAAATGGACAAGTTATAGACTGCAGTCAGAACCGTCGGTGATTtacctatataaaaaaaacgcATGTTGGCTCGAATTTTATTAGTGTAATAAATGCTTAATTAATAACAAATGCACTAACAATTTATGTCCATTATAAAACAATCTCTTTGACAAGCTATTCTTTATTCTTGCATGTATTTATACAAATATACACATCAATGACACGATGGTGGCGAGAATGTGTTAAAAATACTTACAAAGTTTTTATTTCACATTCACCATTATACAATAAAAAAGCACCACGAAACCAGTCTAATTAAGtaatacattttgaaaaaactaaacTGCTCCTtatcttttttataaaaaagggCTACTTGGTTTCAAGGGGCATTTGATTACCACACATCTTAGATTAGAAACTTACGTCATAAGTTTTCAAATAGTTGAGCTCCAGCAAGATTTTGAAAGAAGCAAAGTTTATGCTACAAATTATCTTGAAGTCTACGGAGCTTAAGTATCTTAAGTatgatctctctctcctttgacTTTATATATTTGAATCACAATCCGCATATCAAGTTCACAGTTTTCAAATCACTTGTtaaaactatggatttaaggtcggccTCATGACCCTAGGATTCGGTTAATCAAACGCCATCTTATTAAAAGCTATGGTTAACTATAAATTGCATGGTAACCTCTCCCTCTTGTATACTTTTGTcaaaggtttttctttttttttaaaaaaaaaaaatcatagatcttttctattttacttTATACTTTTAATACAGTAATTATATACTCTAGAAGTTTGTTTTGCTCAAGTTATTAATTCCCGTTGCGAGAAATGGACGGTATTTCTTTACATTGGTGTCTCTTCTCGTTGAAGTCTGAACCGATGATGACATATGTTCAAGAAGCACTGATACATCAAATTGCAACTTTCAAGGGGCACCaacatataaataattaaaatatgtgaggtaatataaaaataaacaatttgTGTGAGATCATACATGTGCCTCCGCCACGCGTTCAATGCCTGTATAAAATTCTACATAAAAGCACGTAGCAAATTTGGTATCTTGGATTTCTTTAACTAAATTAAATGTTAACCATTAAGATCTAAAACCATGACTTTTGGATTTTAATCTGAAGCAACGACACGCAATTTTGAATACCCATAGTATTAGCTTGTGTAAAAAGTGACGTATATCATTTGCCTTCTACGCCTTCCAATATTTAATTTGTAATATCATTGACTTCTAATTGAATGCGCATGATTAGTTgcatcattttttcttaatgctTTTGTTAAAGAATTATGCGAAGCCATCTAGTTAATGTTAGACGAATAATAAATCTTCcgttaatttttaaaaattaacaacTAAGTGCTTAAACATTTGATCAAAGAACTACATActgaaagaaaaatttcattttttgatataaaatgagaaaaactctTTGTAAGAAAACTATCTAAgtagggaaaataaaatatataccttccaactaaatgaaaaataataaaaataatgaggAGAATGCTCCATTAAGAGCGTCTGGCAGATTTAGACCTAAAAAATACACAAAGTGTTGCCCGACGCCTGGAAGCTATCTTCTATGGCGCGGAACAGTGGAGGCCATCTTGCCTTCCGGTGATTTGGGTTGGATGAAGGCTTCGGCTTCCTTGTAAGTGGTAGAAAATCTGCCCACCCCAAAAGGACACTTAACAAAGTAGGAATAAAACATAACTAAAGCAACGAGAGCATACTAAAGAACAAAGTAACATGAACCTAAAAAGGCTTGTTTCACCTTTATCTATGTAGCCTATGGACATAGTTATCACAAAATTTATGACGCtaagaaggttttttttttttttttggggagaaAAGAATGTTCGTTCTCATATTTCATGACCATCGTGGATTGCCTTAGTCTGTAAATTAGGGGATATCAATTTTATAAATTCTTGCAAAACAATTCTCATTGTTAACAATCAGCCGGTACTTACTAAAAACCCCAAATAATATTGGACGAATACAGAATGATACTTATGCCTTTGTAGAAGGACCGTTATGAAGGAAGCAAGCAAATTTATTAGAGGCTGGACCGAGTTCGAATTCAGTACACtagaaaattgacaaaatcgtCAAATGGGGTTCGATCCAATTTGCAACCCTAGTTACCAGAAGTGCGATCTTAAGTCCATGACAATCTGATCACCGTCAACAACTGCTCTCTAATGTTCTGAAACAGTTTCACAAACCATTACTTTCaattttcttcatccaaagtACCCAATTAATTACTCCTGAGGAACGCACCATTTGGTGAATATATAAcgtagaagaaaaaaaataatacaagaaagaaaagattgtGGCACCATGCTTTTTGAGCTTCCAGACCGAGTGAGGAAATGGCTTTATTAATTAACTTTGCATAAAGCTACTAAATTCCCTACAACCACGCTTGCACCTTTCAGAAAGAGAGATTCCTGAGTGTACCCAAAGGAAGAATTAAAGAGGAAGCAGCCAATGCACTGAGACAACAGTGTGCTACTGTCGGTTACGTACTGCACATCCATTGCCTGCAGGCTTCTTCAAAATCATAGTTAACGTTTGATGAAAATTTCACCACAACAATGCAACAACGCGATGGGAAGAGAAAATATGCATAAAATCTTGTCTTGAATGCAGTAGTGTGAGCAGAGGATACTCGAAATAAGTAGTTCGAGTACTTTCTTGTTCTCTAATAACAGTATAGTAACGTGTATACATCAGAAATGTTGTGGAACGCTTCTAATTGATACTGTTTTTTATAAGGAGGAAGGCACTTAAGTACTCGGTTCGGGTACTTGGTTCCCCTCTTATGAGGAATAGCAGCACAGGTTTTATGTTCGGTCATTGTTGCTTTGTTGAAAGCTTGGTTCAAGCTTACTCGTTCCATCAATGACCAATCTGCAACCTTCAGTAACACAGGTGCACTCGAACCTGGCTCCTATTCTGTCCTACACCACTGTGTGAATTGGAGGAGTATCTATGAGatacaactctctctctctctgtttacGCTTAAAGCACAACTGGTTGTGAACCTCAGAGTATATGAAAGGCGGAAGCTCcacaaaggaagaaaaggataTATGCCAGAagtgaaaagcaaaagaaatggtATAATGCACCAGCATCATACTTTTATCGATAGGTATGCTATGCCCGTGTTGCCCAAACAAGATGCTTGCTTTCTTGCtgtctatatatacatatttggaTTTCATTCATCATACTCACGCAGAAAAATTTGGTCTTAAGGCACCAAAGATGCACTCATCTTTTCCCCTCTTCTTactgttcctcttcctctgcAGCTCACTGCCTTCATGTAATCAACCTTCATTAGTTTGGTGTCTCTGACAACTGTGTTTTGCATTTTCTGCTAATTAGACTTAATTTTATAGCTAAATTGCCATGTTCTATTGCTTTGCTGCAGATGGGATAGAGCTCACTTTAGTAAACAACTGCAAGGAGAGCATCTGGCCCGGGTTCATGGGTGGTGCAGGGCATCACACACCACACTACGGTGGCCTGCATTTGGGCAATGGAAAGGAAGTCATCGTGAATGTGCCGCAAGGTTGGTCAGGGAGGTTATGGCCACGGCGAGGATGCCAGTTTAacgagaatggccatggtgagtgTGAAACAGGGGACTGTATGGGACTACTTCATTGCAGGGGAGCAGGCGGCCTGCCGCCAATGACGGTGGTGGAGATGACACTGGGCACGTCCAAGTCGCCCTTGCACTTCTATGATGTGAGTTTGGTAAATGGGTTCAACTTGCCAGTCTCTGTGGTTCCAGTTGGCGGTGGCATTGGGTGTGGCATGGCTTCATGTGAATCAGATCTGAATCTATGCTGCCCAGCATCATTGGAAGTAAAGAAGGAGGGGAGGGTGGTTGCTTGCAAGAGTGCGTGCATGGCTTGGAATCATGAAAAGTATTGTTGCACAGGCAACTATTCCACGCCACATACCTGCAAGCCCACAATCTTTTCCAGTGTCTTCAAGGTCATATGCCCTAGAGCTTACAGCTATCCTTATGACGATTCCAGTAGTCTTCACAAGTGCATGGCATCTAAGTACCTCATCACCTTCTGCCCTCCTAGTCCATACTAAAGCAATGCAGTTCACCAGATCCATTGGTGTTCCTGGCAGTAATCTCATCcttggtttgtatgaaaatagaGTATGAAGCACTGTTACCTGCTTAAGCCTAGTAAAACTTACGcaataaatctctctctccctctctctctctctttctctctctctctctctttctctctctctctctatgcacaTGCTCTGCAAGCTTGAAAGTCATTGCCACAAATAGGGATGCGGAATAAGCCAAGCCGCTTATAGTTTGGATTGTCTCACGAAGCAAAGTTAGCTCAAACAGAGTATGAGCAAGGACTACACGGGTTGGCTCATTAGTGCACAATATACAGATACTCTTACGTATATTTGTACGgtcatttcatatatatataagcatgaCACTGCACATATTATGACACATATATGTTTTATTATATAACATTATGATGAATGtataatattaaattttaaaaaatatttgcaaaGAAAATAATCTGCTTCTGTTTGGTTCGTTTTGGCTCGTAAGGTTAGGGCTTGGCCTTGGATACTCTGTGATGCCCTTGGGAACAATTCAGAGAACGAGCTTGAACAAGCTTTCATCCTTAGTTACTAATCTTGAACAAGGTCAGCAAGTTATTCCGCTTATCTACCAGAACTAACTCAAAATAAGGTGCAATTATTGACGTGCAGGTTTATATCAACAGACGCCTTCAAACCttagttccttttctttcaaaccCCCCGTTCGGAGGCTTCAAGTCCAGAGAGTTGAAGACAGCGCTGCATCGTAATCATTTGAAGGTTCCACAAACCTTAGGCATAACATGATGTTCATTCACAAATATGAATTTACGAGAAAAGAACAGaaatgttttatttcaatatcttGAGATTGGTATTTGCGAACGGATTAATTTAATCACCAGTAGTCACCACACGAACAGAGGCCATGCTTAAAGTAGTGGAATCTATAGTTGTCTCCCACAATTACATCACGCCTTGTGATTGTAGAGATGAATTTCATAAAATTGTGGCAGTCCTTACAGATTGTGAGGTTCTTGAATATCCTAATTGGACCTGCACCAGGTAAACTTACTAAACCAAAAGCAACAGCAAGCTTTTCACTATGTTGCAAAATGTATTCTTCCTTCCGTTCATTCTCAACGTCATGCAACGCAATACTAGTATCAGGAATGTAGCCGATTTCCTTCATCTGGTTTACCAACTCATTCAGTTTCCTGTATACACTCTCCGTCTCCAAGTTCATCTTTTGCCTAGCGAAAAACCTGTACATCTTCCCGTTAACTTCAATCCAACTACATCCTGGCTCCTTTCTTACTTTCTGATGTTTCATCAATTTTCTCTTGGTTTTTGCTTCTTCCCACCTCCCAACTGCAGCATACACGTTTGACAGTGTAACATAAGCAGTTGCATCTCCAGCATCGGTTTCCAATATGCGTGCGGCTACAAACTCCGCCATCTCAACATCTCCATGGCACCTGCATGCTGCAAGAAGTGGTCTCCAAACACATGCACTGGATTTCACAGGCAGATCCTCGATAAACTTCTTTGCTTCTTGTAAGTGGCCAGCTCGCGCCAGTAAATCGACAACACAGCTATAATGTGTTGCTTCTGGTCTAATACCATAGTTTTCAACCATGGACGTGAAGCAGTTGAGCCCTTCTTCCAGCAATCCAGAGTGACTGCAAGCGGAGAGAAGTGCAAGAAATGTGCAGCCATTTGGCCTAACATCCTCCAGTACCATCTTGGTAAACAAGGAAAATGCTGTACTAGTAAGTCCGTGCTGGGAATAACATTTGATAATGGCATTCCAGGACATTGTATCTCTCTCCCGAAGAGTGTCAAAGGCCACTTTCGCATCCATTAAAGATCCACAGTTTCCATACATTTCTACCGCAGCAGTTCTGACACGTAAATCTCGAAAATGTCCGGTTTTTATGGTCAGAGAATGAACCTGCTTACCACTTCGTAGCCATGACAAACATGAACAAGCTTCAAGTACGATAGAGTATGTGAATTCATCACACATCATGCACTCTTTAAGcatgatattaaaaaattccATTGCTTTCTCGTGCTGTCCATTATGAACAAAACCAGACATAAGTGAGTTCCATGATGCATCAGTCTTGAATCTAATCTCTTCAAACTGTTTTTCAGCATCCCTCATCTCTGCTGCCTTCGAGTACATGTCCACAAGTGCAGTCCCTACATAGACAGATGAAGCAAGGCCACTTTTTACGGCCTGAGCATGAATTTTCTTGCCATCATTAGCAGAGTTCAAGTTACTGCTGCAAGACAGAGCAATCGCAAAAGTGAACTCGTTTGGCTTCACAGAGCTCTGGCACATCAAATCAAATTGCTTCAAAGCCTCCTTGAAGAACCCATTCTGGTAGTGCCCACTAACAATGGCTGTCCATGATACGACATTCTTTTTCGGCATTTCTCCAAATAAGACCTCCGCATATTTTAGCTTCCCGCACTTGCAATACATAGTCAAGAGAGAATTCGCCACCGCTGCTTGGTATAAACTTTTCGCTTTTATCACGTGGGTGTGAACCTGCTTTCCTTCTTCAATCGCAGAAATGCTGCCACAAGCGCTCAGCGCCATGGAGAGAGTGAAATTGTTAGGACAGATGCCCCCTTGCTGCATTTGAACCAGCAGCTTCAATGCTTCACTAAAGCACTCATTGGTTATGTAACCAGATATCAAGCAATTCCATGCAACCACATCTGCATCAATCAACGCATAAAATAATCTTTCTGCGTCATTTATCTCCCGAAATTTAGTGTACAGACCTA from Nymphaea colorata isolate Beijing-Zhang1983 chromosome 6, ASM883128v2, whole genome shotgun sequence includes these protein-coding regions:
- the LOC116256846 gene encoding uncharacterized protein LOC116256846 isoform X1: MALRQVCRSRLGWGWSGRLALPTPSSSMNRISLFCSSVGAGPSETVTHQMIDYAFSHARSQRSDGSYSDALLVLEQGLSNLQRTDKSCENSIGKILLAMSALHSERGDLATALDKAQLVHGLPFASLALRVAALESATDLHLQMGQDAASLGLAEKCLQLLSEGSGADSVENEALQLQAKALKGLVDLVLGTPESAKPYFAGFETCGSEKESSFCGRVALSYAEYLHATGNLFLAKEYYQKALLISPTKGLAETSVLGALGMDGVHLSANCALGQVATHTGKFKEAEEVLTGALKEVEEHFGSNHPKVGMVLTCMADMFRQKGTLDGSSTLLIQEGLYRRAIDLMKAPSLDVEDIPSLRRDIVALARGGYAEALCVQQNRKSEGERMRRWAERAWTNRRMSLAQALDSADASNVCILDTRIERII
- the LOC116255626 gene encoding pentatricopeptide repeat-containing protein At3g24000, mitochondrial-like, whose translation is MLSIGFCTQPSLFLHQGPLDVHRSIGKLSSFSAKHHGYVHKLFDETPARDVGACGFPIQYMQGSHVCETEEDRRVVLAEEWDFCNLSGRNIDRNSAYWDNIIAGYVKNSEFQEAICVFLSMLSTGIMPNRLTLCSIIGMSTQLGSLNLGRQLHGLLVKIDLDDDNFVGGSLVGLYTKFREINDAERLFYALIDADVVAWNCLISGYITNECFSEALKLLVQMQQGGICPNNFTLSMALSACGSISAIEEGKQVHTHVIKAKSLYQAAVANSLLTMYCKCGKLKYAEVLFGEMPKKNVVSWTAIVSGHYQNGFFKEALKQFDLMCQSSVKPNEFTFAIALSCSSNLNSANDGKKIHAQAVKSGLASSVYVGTALVDMYSKAAEMRDAEKQFEEIRFKTDASWNSLMSGFVHNGQHEKAMEFFNIMLKECMMCDEFTYSIVLEACSCLSWLRSGKQVHSLTIKTGHFRDLRVRTAAVEMYGNCGSLMDAKVAFDTLRERDTMSWNAIIKCYSQHGLTSTAFSLFTKMVLEDVRPNGCTFLALLSACSHSGLLEEGLNCFTSMVENYGIRPEATHYSCVVDLLARAGHLQEAKKFIEDLPVKSSACVWRPLLAACRCHGDVEMAEFVAARILETDAGDATAYVTLSNVYAAVGRWEEAKTKRKLMKHQKVRKEPGCSWIEVNGKMYRFFARQKMNLETESVYRKLNELVNQMKEIGYIPDTSIALHDVENERKEEYILQHSEKLAVAFGLVSLPGAGPIRIFKNLTICKDCHNFMKFISTITRRDVIVGDNYRFHYFKHGLCSCGDYW
- the LOC116256847 gene encoding thaumatin-like protein; this encodes MHSSFPLFLLFLFLCSSLPSYGIELTLVNNCKESIWPGFMGGAGHHTPHYGGLHLGNGKEVIVNVPQGWSGRLWPRRGCQFNENGHGECETGDCMGLLHCRGAGGLPPMTVVEMTLGTSKSPLHFYDVSLVNGFNLPVSVVPVGGGIGCGMASCESDLNLCCPASLEVKKEGRVVACKSACMAWNHEKYCCTGNYSTPHTCKPTIFSSVFKVICPRAYSYPYDDSSSLHKCMASKYLITFCPPSPY
- the LOC116256846 gene encoding uncharacterized protein LOC116256846 isoform X2, encoding MHSAMLGPKDGSYSDALLVLEQGLSNLQRTDKSCENSIGKILLAMSALHSERGDLATALDKAQLVHGLPFASLALRVAALESATDLHLQMGQDAASLGLAEKCLQLLSEGSGADSVENEALQLQAKALKGLVDLVLGTPESAKPYFAGFETCGSEKESSFCGRVALSYAEYLHATGNLFLAKEYYQKALLISPTKGLAETSVLGALGMDGVHLSANCALGQVATHTGKFKEAEEVLTGALKEVEEHFGSNHPKVGMVLTCMADMFRQKGTLDGSSTLLIQEGLYRRAIDLMKAPSLDVEDIPSLRRDIVALARGGYAEALCVQQNRKSEGERMRRWAERAWTNRRMSLAQALDSADASNVCILDTRIERII